Proteins encoded within one genomic window of Bacillus thuringiensis:
- the pepF gene encoding oligoendopeptidase F — protein MTELKDRLQVNDKEKWDLTDIYHTIEDWESDFHKIELLTKELHEFNGRIHDGNSLLAYLTKSEEISSIISLMFAYARLQSDLDTRDTDAQSLVDKVSQLHVKVSAAKFFFSPFLLSVDENTLHSYIEEAEGLQYYKEDLFELYRYKKHVLNKDQEEILSQMGEALSSPQHTYGMLNNADILFGEVTTDDGKKANLTRGMYAKLIEDENREKRKEAYKAYYKPYVQLKNSIASTLSAAIKNNVTVSKLRNYPSALEKSLFGDMVPKEVYENLIDTTKKNIQSLHTYNELRKEKLHVDELRQYDLSVDLVAGVKQDIPYDKAFDVMIESLAPLGEEYIETLKSFKDKRYIDVRETPGKRSGAYNFGVYGVHPFILLNHHDDLNSLFTLTHECGHGMHTHYSHGYQPRISAHYTIFVAEVASTVNEVLLIHHLLKEAKDADVRNHLVNHFIEKFKGTFFTQIMFAEFEKITHEMAQQGKPLNAQTFSEVYENLFREYNGDSLVFDEEVKYGWARIPHFYRPFYVYKYATGFASAIQIADKLLSGDPNAQKHYIEFLKGGSSDYPLNLLKKAGVDLTTPEPIESALNRFSELVEEFSAL, from the coding sequence ATGACTGAACTTAAAGATCGACTACAAGTAAATGATAAAGAGAAATGGGATTTAACGGATATTTATCATACAATTGAAGATTGGGAAAGCGATTTTCATAAAATTGAATTATTAACGAAAGAATTACATGAGTTTAATGGACGTATTCACGATGGCAATAGTTTATTAGCCTATTTAACAAAGAGTGAAGAAATTTCTAGCATAATATCTTTAATGTTCGCTTATGCACGATTACAATCTGATCTTGATACGCGTGATACTGACGCTCAATCTCTTGTCGATAAAGTATCACAATTACATGTGAAAGTAAGTGCGGCTAAATTTTTCTTTTCCCCATTCTTACTTAGCGTAGATGAAAACACATTACATTCTTACATAGAAGAAGCAGAAGGTTTACAATATTATAAAGAAGACTTATTTGAATTGTACCGTTATAAAAAACACGTATTGAATAAAGACCAAGAAGAGATTTTATCACAAATGGGTGAAGCACTTTCCTCTCCGCAGCATACATACGGCATGTTAAATAATGCGGATATACTATTTGGTGAAGTGACTACTGATGATGGAAAAAAAGCGAACTTAACACGCGGAATGTATGCAAAATTAATAGAAGATGAAAATCGCGAGAAACGTAAAGAAGCCTATAAAGCTTATTACAAACCATACGTTCAATTAAAGAATTCTATCGCTTCTACTTTATCTGCTGCTATTAAAAATAATGTTACTGTTTCAAAGCTAAGAAACTATCCATCTGCTTTAGAAAAATCATTATTTGGCGACATGGTTCCGAAAGAAGTATATGAAAATTTAATTGATACGACGAAAAAAAACATTCAATCACTACATACTTATAATGAACTTCGAAAAGAAAAATTACATGTAGATGAACTACGCCAGTACGACTTGAGCGTTGATTTAGTAGCTGGTGTAAAACAAGACATTCCATATGATAAAGCGTTCGACGTAATGATTGAATCACTGGCTCCTTTAGGTGAAGAATATATTGAAACATTAAAGAGCTTTAAAGATAAACGTTATATCGACGTGAGAGAAACGCCAGGAAAACGTTCCGGCGCTTATAACTTTGGTGTATATGGTGTTCATCCTTTCATTCTTTTAAATCATCATGATGATTTAAATAGTCTTTTCACTCTTACTCACGAATGTGGGCACGGTATGCATACGCACTACTCACACGGATACCAACCAAGAATTTCTGCACACTATACTATTTTTGTCGCAGAAGTCGCTTCTACAGTAAATGAAGTGCTATTAATTCATCATTTATTAAAAGAAGCAAAAGATGCTGATGTACGTAACCATTTAGTAAACCATTTCATCGAGAAATTTAAAGGCACTTTCTTTACACAAATCATGTTCGCTGAGTTTGAAAAAATCACACATGAAATGGCACAGCAAGGTAAACCATTAAATGCCCAAACCTTTAGCGAGGTTTACGAAAACTTGTTTAGAGAATATAATGGCGACTCCCTCGTATTTGACGAAGAAGTAAAATACGGCTGGGCTAGAATACCGCATTTCTATCGTCCATTTTACGTGTACAAATATGCAACTGGATTCGCTTCTGCAATCCAAATTGCCGATAAGTTATTGAGCGGCGATCCAAATGCTCAAAAACATTATATTGAATTCCTTAAAGGCGGAAGTTCAGACTACCCATTAAACTTACTGAAAAAAGCTGGTGTTGATTTAACTACGCCAGAGCCGATTGAGAGTGCATTAAATCGTTTTAGTGAACTTGTTGAAGAATTTTCAGCATTATAA
- the psiE gene encoding phosphate-starvation-inducible protein PsiE: MLKNFKIIFSFFPIVLQYILNVALICLGVVLSVFLMKEVIQFIQELKINSEESSYHLIDSIVVFFLYFEFIVMIIKYFQMNFHFPLRYFIYIGITAIVRLIIIDHDSPIDSLLYACAILVLISALFIANSKIMRRDLE, translated from the coding sequence GTGTTAAAGAATTTTAAAATAATATTTTCGTTTTTCCCTATCGTTCTACAGTACATTTTAAATGTAGCTTTGATTTGTTTAGGGGTTGTATTAAGTGTGTTTCTAATGAAAGAAGTCATTCAATTTATACAAGAGCTGAAAATAAATAGTGAAGAATCTAGTTATCATTTGATTGATAGCATCGTCGTATTCTTTTTATATTTTGAATTTATTGTAATGATTATAAAGTATTTTCAAATGAATTTTCATTTCCCATTACGATATTTTATTTATATAGGTATAACAGCTATCGTTCGTCTCATTATTATTGATCACGATAGTCCCATAGATTCATTGTTATACGCCTGTGCGATTCTTGTATTAATTAGCGCCTTATTCATTGCAAATTCTAAAATAATGCGTCGTGATTTAGAATAG
- a CDS encoding amidohydrolase — MRRTIMIICLVLSMVWISACTSGVGEGESGSAVLPSQLPKNVVFKNGTIYTSNEKQDIVEAVAVKEGKIIFVGSNKDVEEFINEDTKVVDLQGRFILPGFVDNHNHIFEAKSPAAGNCSVSPDASLQKQRSYLKACKKGVKDGEWISGTGFSLEALLKDMDEKSEQQTPLQVLDELFPNNPVLIMERTSHSVWVNSKALELAGINKDTKDPQGGRIIRDSETGEPFGILYDTAGDIVMEKAWNSQSNLFEKNYEGLLDGLDEVAKNGITTVGDGRLYWKRGWLDVWNKVNDEKKLTTRVVLRPWVYPNLNETEQMEYFKKIKRDDLSSRMLINQVKMYSDGISINSTAKTLEKYKFEWFKGTPYGLNYIPEEKMKWWLTELNKIGYGALIHTIGDGGVRESLNAIEAAKKEGAKQPYTLTHVEMVEDSDIDRFAKLGISADFQVGHDFAEDPKQSWASTYFTNQQMKRIMPLGRIWKTGANVSLSSDWDVNELNPLVTISNALSIDEKGLSDVYAAIDAYTIKPAKALGLDNITGSIEVGKSADMILLNEDITKMSADKIPNAKVLVTVLQGEIVYHKEK, encoded by the coding sequence ATGAGAAGAACAATCATGATTATTTGTCTTGTTCTAAGTATGGTATGGATTTCGGCATGTACTTCTGGAGTAGGAGAAGGTGAGAGTGGTAGCGCTGTACTACCAAGTCAGTTACCTAAAAATGTAGTGTTTAAAAATGGTACAATCTATACTTCAAATGAAAAGCAAGACATCGTAGAGGCTGTAGCCGTTAAAGAGGGGAAAATTATATTTGTTGGTTCAAACAAGGATGTAGAGGAATTCATAAATGAAGATACGAAAGTGGTGGATTTACAAGGACGTTTTATCCTTCCTGGTTTTGTGGACAATCATAACCATATATTTGAAGCAAAATCACCAGCAGCAGGAAATTGTAGTGTTTCACCAGATGCTTCTCTGCAAAAACAACGCTCGTATTTAAAGGCTTGTAAAAAAGGTGTGAAAGATGGCGAATGGATAAGTGGAACGGGGTTCAGTTTGGAAGCATTGTTAAAAGATATGGACGAAAAATCAGAACAACAAACCCCATTACAAGTTCTTGATGAGTTATTTCCTAATAATCCAGTATTAATTATGGAAAGAACCTCCCATTCTGTATGGGTTAATTCAAAGGCACTCGAGTTAGCTGGAATAAATAAAGATACGAAAGATCCACAAGGTGGAAGGATTATTCGGGATTCCGAGACAGGAGAACCGTTTGGTATTCTTTATGATACAGCAGGAGATATCGTGATGGAAAAAGCATGGAACTCTCAATCAAATCTTTTTGAAAAAAATTATGAAGGTTTGTTAGACGGTTTAGATGAGGTTGCGAAGAATGGTATTACTACAGTCGGTGATGGACGTCTTTATTGGAAGCGAGGCTGGTTAGACGTTTGGAATAAAGTAAATGACGAAAAAAAGCTAACAACACGAGTAGTACTTCGTCCATGGGTATATCCAAATTTAAATGAAACAGAACAAATGGAGTATTTCAAAAAAATTAAACGTGATGATCTGTCATCCCGCATGCTTATTAATCAAGTGAAAATGTATAGTGATGGAATTAGTATTAATAGTACTGCAAAAACACTAGAAAAATATAAATTTGAGTGGTTTAAAGGAACCCCGTATGGCTTGAACTATATTCCGGAAGAAAAAATGAAATGGTGGTTAACGGAGCTTAATAAAATTGGATACGGTGCACTCATTCACACAATTGGCGATGGTGGGGTAAGAGAGAGTTTAAATGCGATTGAAGCAGCGAAAAAAGAAGGCGCAAAGCAGCCGTATACACTTACGCATGTGGAAATGGTAGAAGATAGTGATATAGATCGTTTTGCTAAATTAGGTATTAGCGCTGATTTTCAAGTAGGCCATGATTTTGCGGAAGATCCAAAACAAAGCTGGGCAAGTACGTATTTTACAAATCAGCAAATGAAACGAATTATGCCGTTAGGGCGAATTTGGAAAACCGGTGCGAATGTGTCACTTAGTAGTGATTGGGATGTAAATGAATTGAATCCACTTGTGACGATTTCGAATGCATTAAGCATTGATGAAAAGGGCCTGTCTGATGTATACGCAGCTATTGATGCTTATACAATTAAGCCAGCGAAAGCATTAGGGCTTGATAATATAACTGGCTCGATAGAAGTTGGAAAATCAGCTGATATGATATTACTGAATGAAGATATTACTAAAATGAGTGCCGATAAGATTCCGAATGCGAAAGTTTTGGTGACGGTTTTACAAGGAGAAATAGTGTATCACAAGGAGAAGTAA
- a CDS encoding bestrophin family protein — MVHYNNQNSLHQIFTLKGTIIRDIFPQIVLYTCISTIVAVINYYYAEININQTPWVIVGGALGLLLVFRTNTAYDRYWEGRKLFGTIGACTRNLAISFLCHWDSKGKSMEQEKIKFLHLLIAFPKLAKGHLREGKNLSEVKSLLAVCSEKEKAFLVESNHLPISIVFMLKTILSKGLKTGQIHPNAIISMETDLNMLLTSVGGCDRIKTTPIPFAYFAHIKILLIIFCATLPIGLVDSLGWFTVLATTFISFAFIGIEAIGVEIEDPFGQDPNDLPLEGICIGIEAHLVSLYNQNDLLEVMGLNRDKKII, encoded by the coding sequence ATGGTTCATTACAATAATCAAAATAGTTTACATCAAATATTTACATTAAAAGGGACAATTATAAGAGATATTTTCCCGCAAATCGTATTATATACGTGTATTTCAACGATAGTAGCTGTGATTAATTATTACTATGCAGAAATAAATATAAATCAAACACCGTGGGTAATTGTCGGAGGAGCTTTAGGATTACTATTAGTGTTTCGTACGAATACTGCCTATGATCGGTACTGGGAAGGTAGAAAGCTATTTGGCACAATTGGTGCTTGTACTAGAAATTTAGCAATTAGTTTTTTGTGTCATTGGGATTCTAAAGGGAAGAGTATGGAGCAGGAAAAAATAAAATTTTTACATTTGTTAATTGCATTTCCAAAGTTAGCGAAAGGACACTTAAGAGAGGGAAAAAATTTATCTGAAGTGAAATCATTGCTTGCTGTCTGTTCTGAGAAGGAAAAAGCTTTTCTGGTTGAGTCCAATCATTTACCGATTAGTATAGTTTTTATGTTAAAAACTATACTATCAAAAGGTTTGAAAACGGGTCAAATTCATCCAAATGCGATAATTAGCATGGAAACGGATTTGAATATGTTACTTACATCTGTGGGTGGATGTGATCGTATCAAAACAACACCTATTCCTTTTGCGTATTTTGCTCATATAAAAATTTTATTGATTATATTTTGTGCGACTTTACCGATTGGTCTTGTTGATAGTCTCGGTTGGTTTACAGTACTTGCGACTACATTTATAAGTTTTGCATTCATAGGTATTGAAGCGATAGGGGTTGAAATTGAAGATCCCTTTGGTCAGGATCCAAATGATCTTCCGCTAGAAGGAATTTGTATAGGAATAGAAGCGCATTTAGTAAGTTTATATAATCAAAACGATCTATTAGAAGTAATGGGTTTAAATCGTGATAAAAAAATCATTTAA
- a CDS encoding agmatine deiminase family protein, producing the protein MKKIVKFCLMATLSTTIISGCSFEGNNENATGKESEKVEEQKNVGKYTMPDEKDKHEGTWLQWPHEYTYGKEYKQEVEPIWVKMANSLTEGEKVHIVAYDQEEKERINKLLTDEGLNMEKIDFFVAPTDDVWARDSGPIFVYDNNKNLKILDPAFNGWGKKTPYKNDARIRENVSKQSGIERIDWGKFVLEGGAIELDSNGTALLTRSAVTNKNRNPDLSEKEIEKYISDLGVTNFIWLDGVPNLEITDFHIDGFAKFHEKSTIITMKEDDLAEWGLSNKDMETLLDAKNASGKKYKYEYLPLSKEKVVLENGKILDYKGSYINYYIGNTVVLVPNYNDPNDKIANDTIQKLYPDRKVVGIDVRELYKNGGMIHCVTQQQPIALK; encoded by the coding sequence ATGAAAAAAATAGTAAAGTTTTGCTTAATGGCTACATTATCTACAACGATTATTAGTGGATGCTCTTTTGAGGGGAACAATGAAAATGCTACAGGGAAAGAGAGTGAAAAAGTAGAGGAACAAAAAAATGTTGGTAAATATACGATGCCGGATGAAAAAGATAAACATGAAGGTACATGGTTGCAATGGCCACATGAATACACATATGGTAAAGAGTATAAACAAGAAGTCGAACCTATTTGGGTTAAAATGGCAAATTCTTTAACAGAGGGCGAAAAGGTCCATATTGTTGCATATGATCAAGAAGAAAAAGAGAGAATTAATAAGCTTTTAACAGATGAAGGATTAAATATGGAGAAGATTGATTTCTTTGTAGCCCCTACTGATGATGTATGGGCAAGAGATAGTGGACCAATTTTTGTTTATGACAATAATAAAAACTTAAAAATATTAGATCCAGCATTTAATGGGTGGGGGAAGAAAACGCCTTACAAAAATGATGCACGTATACGTGAGAATGTTAGCAAACAATCAGGGATTGAAAGAATTGATTGGGGGAAATTTGTTCTTGAAGGTGGTGCAATTGAATTAGATAGCAATGGGACCGCATTATTAACTAGAAGTGCAGTAACAAATAAAAATAGAAATCCTGATTTATCAGAAAAGGAAATTGAAAAATATATAAGTGACCTAGGTGTGACAAACTTTATTTGGTTAGACGGAGTGCCTAATTTAGAGATTACTGATTTTCATATTGATGGATTCGCTAAATTTCATGAGAAATCTACCATTATAACGATGAAAGAAGATGACTTAGCTGAATGGGGATTGTCTAACAAAGATATGGAAACATTGTTAGATGCAAAAAATGCTTCAGGAAAGAAGTATAAGTATGAATACTTACCGCTTAGTAAAGAAAAAGTTGTATTAGAAAATGGAAAAATTCTCGATTATAAAGGGTCATATATCAATTATTATATTGGGAATACAGTGGTATTGGTTCCTAATTATAATGATCCAAATGATAAAATCGCAAACGATACGATTCAGAAATTATACCCAGATCGTAAAGTAGTCGGCATTGATGTGAGAGAGCTTTATAAAAATGGCGGTATGATTCATTGTGTTACGCAACAACAACCGATTGCATTGAAGTAA
- a CDS encoding agmatine deiminase family protein, translating to MRNIENSLYYMPAEWEKHEGTWLQWPHDRTHRGEGYRAKLDDIWVTMVKELHYGETVHIVVYDEKEKVHVQSKLTEAKVDMDKIDFLIEETDDVWIRDNGPIFVKDKKGNLCLTHWIFNGWGEKYPYKKDAVIPAKISEMYSIRKVESSVCLEGGGIEINGNGTLMAAKTSIINENRNPTLSQEEIEIELTKYLGVTNFIWITGIRGEDNYDEDTDYHIDGAARFVNKNTILYEYDPFKEGEPYLLEAYEKHYQELRQARNIDGKPFQLIPVPVTRKVVKEADCKGSYLNFYIGNEVVLVPIYGDEHDKLGLQIIEGQFPGRRIIGIYVNELYAYGGMIHCVTQQHLA from the coding sequence ATGAGGAATATAGAAAATAGTTTGTATTATATGCCTGCAGAATGGGAGAAACATGAGGGGACATGGCTTCAATGGCCTCATGATAGAACTCATAGAGGTGAAGGATACAGAGCTAAGTTAGATGATATTTGGGTAACGATGGTAAAGGAGCTTCATTACGGAGAAACTGTGCATATTGTTGTATATGATGAGAAAGAAAAAGTACATGTCCAATCGAAGTTAACGGAAGCGAAAGTGGATATGGATAAAATTGATTTTTTAATTGAAGAAACGGATGATGTTTGGATACGAGATAATGGACCAATCTTTGTAAAGGATAAGAAAGGCAATCTCTGCTTAACACATTGGATATTTAATGGCTGGGGGGAGAAATATCCGTATAAAAAGGATGCTGTTATTCCGGCGAAAATAAGTGAAATGTATAGTATTCGAAAAGTTGAATCTAGTGTCTGTCTAGAGGGTGGGGGAATTGAGATAAACGGAAACGGAACCTTAATGGCAGCGAAAACTTCTATTATAAATGAAAATCGAAATCCTACACTAAGTCAGGAAGAGATTGAAATAGAGTTAACGAAGTATTTGGGGGTAACGAATTTTATATGGATAACTGGTATTCGCGGTGAGGATAATTATGATGAAGATACGGATTACCATATTGACGGGGCAGCACGTTTTGTAAATAAAAATACGATTCTGTATGAATATGATCCTTTTAAGGAAGGAGAGCCGTATCTTTTGGAGGCGTACGAAAAGCATTATCAAGAATTGCGACAAGCAAGAAATATAGATGGAAAGCCATTTCAGCTCATACCAGTACCAGTGACAAGAAAAGTGGTAAAAGAAGCAGACTGTAAGGGCTCATATTTGAATTTTTATATCGGAAATGAAGTTGTATTGGTTCCTATATATGGAGATGAACATGACAAGTTAGGGCTGCAAATTATTGAAGGTCAGTTTCCAGGGAGAAGAATTATTGGTATTTATGTGAATGAATTGTATGCGTATGGTGGCATGATTCACTGTGTGACGCAGCAACATTTAGCATAA
- a CDS encoding agmatine deiminase family protein, which yields MEQKHNGIIFTAIPDESNEYYQPFYEDLIYFNECLNEKKSFADQLISLSVEEQDFHTSCFEYDDIWLRDVAPVVTNHLVKFKYRPNYLPDDQGRYLDQQFNKWLKKNDFEYVKSPLILDGGNLIWNKKDTVILTERIFDDNDDWTEEEIIEQLEWDLDVSRVIIIPAEEGDVLAHADGMVKFIDEHTMFISDFLGDHEFRYNVQEIIQEQMPEAEFIVVPSSYTEKGQYDQEIASAKGLYINMLESCDALYVPKFGLAKDEEVLRYIQQYTEKQVIQIHVGEIATMGGAMNCLTWYCPSHLLPSKMRGLKNQNEDFSMRKIFDWF from the coding sequence ATGGAACAAAAACATAATGGCATTATTTTTACTGCAATACCAGACGAATCGAATGAATATTATCAACCATTTTATGAAGACTTGATTTACTTTAATGAATGTTTAAATGAAAAGAAATCATTTGCGGATCAACTTATATCTTTATCTGTTGAAGAACAAGACTTTCATACGAGCTGTTTTGAGTATGATGATATTTGGCTAAGAGATGTTGCACCGGTTGTCACAAATCATCTAGTTAAATTTAAATATAGACCAAATTATTTGCCGGATGATCAGGGGCGATATTTAGATCAACAGTTTAATAAATGGTTAAAAAAGAACGATTTTGAATATGTGAAATCCCCATTAATATTAGATGGTGGTAATCTTATTTGGAATAAAAAAGATACCGTAATATTAACAGAACGCATATTTGATGATAACGATGATTGGACAGAAGAGGAAATTATTGAGCAGTTAGAATGGGATTTAGATGTGAGTCGAGTTATTATTATTCCTGCTGAAGAAGGGGATGTACTAGCACACGCAGACGGAATGGTTAAATTTATTGATGAACATACAATGTTTATTAGTGATTTTTTAGGAGATCATGAATTTAGATATAATGTTCAAGAGATTATTCAAGAACAAATGCCAGAAGCTGAATTTATAGTTGTTCCTTCATCATATACAGAGAAAGGACAATATGATCAAGAGATAGCATCGGCAAAAGGGTTGTATATAAATATGTTAGAATCATGTGATGCTCTTTACGTCCCTAAGTTTGGATTAGCTAAAGATGAGGAAGTTTTACGATATATTCAACAGTATACGGAGAAACAAGTTATTCAAATTCATGTAGGAGAAATAGCAACAATGGGAGGCGCGATGAATTGTTTGACATGGTATTGTCCAAGTCATTTGTTACCTTCAAAAATGAGGGGATTAAAAAATCAGAATGAAGATTTTTCAATGAGGAAGATTTTTGATTGGTTTTAA
- a CDS encoding MerR family transcriptional regulator codes for MYTIAEFSRICKMSTRMLRHYDKEEILKPAYVNPVNGYRYYEQGQLEVALKIKKLREYKFPLPKIKIVLQSSDQDSFAQHIQSQIIELSHEVKQNLQVISEMNEMVKMNSSLNIASHRSYDILMGMRNEVTLITQRVKIDIDDMDDYFYDLYEEVQKNNFQIVGSPSAVFYDEEYIPSNSDIELRIPVMQGNDEDVAQEYEIKQLSPHHIVTTMHYGSYDYIGYAYIALEEWIERNGYVIINSPYEVYIKGPECDCLAEEYVTQICFLVTKIE; via the coding sequence ATGTATACCATCGCTGAGTTTTCTCGGATTTGTAAAATGAGTACACGGATGTTAAGACATTATGACAAAGAGGAGATATTAAAACCGGCATATGTGAATCCGGTTAATGGGTATAGGTATTATGAACAAGGGCAGCTGGAAGTAGCGTTGAAAATCAAAAAGCTAAGGGAGTATAAATTTCCTCTTCCGAAAATTAAAATTGTTTTGCAGTCATCAGATCAAGATTCGTTTGCTCAACACATACAATCACAAATTATCGAGTTGTCTCATGAAGTGAAGCAAAATTTACAGGTTATTTCAGAAATGAATGAAATGGTAAAGATGAATAGTAGTCTGAATATTGCTAGTCATAGAAGTTACGATATATTAATGGGAATGAGGAATGAAGTAACGCTAATTACTCAAAGAGTAAAAATAGATATAGATGATATGGATGATTATTTTTATGACTTATATGAAGAGGTACAAAAAAATAACTTTCAAATAGTCGGTTCTCCATCTGCAGTCTTTTATGATGAAGAATATATTCCAAGTAACAGTGATATTGAGTTAAGAATTCCGGTTATGCAGGGGAATGATGAAGACGTAGCACAAGAGTATGAAATAAAACAACTAAGTCCACATCATATCGTTACTACTATGCATTATGGAAGTTACGACTATATAGGTTACGCTTATATAGCGTTAGAAGAATGGATTGAAAGAAATGGGTATGTAATAATTAATTCGCCATATGAGGTTTATATAAAGGGACCTGAATGTGATTGTTTAGCAGAAGAGTATGTGACACAAATTTGTTTTTTAGTTACGAAAATAGAATGA
- a CDS encoding serine hydrolase domain-containing protein encodes MLKKWLIVFFIFAIFCGSVVALIHANKGKKYDIRAFSNVNSKQKDDMQEVNATEKKRYEAVAGKLDQYLKDKGFNGSVLVASKDHVILRKGYGYANVKDKVVTTPRTKYRIGSITKTVVAISIMQLKEKGKLNIEDNVNKYIPSFPADKNITLRNLLTHTSGLPDQGQGRVDAGSRLKLVTWIGAQKLQFPAGTGWKYTDYNYMVLAYIVEKITNKPLAEYVKENIFTSAGMHESGMGATLPEDIFLAEGYTRKDNELIAAPRLKMNWLYGCGEMYTTVEDMKRLDEAIMDGKLLSKQSVLDMFTASPARKYGFSFYTYPDYYHNHGVLAGWNTFNNFNWDKKTFVILFSNVQNGMNDAFNQEFRKMASDLIEAK; translated from the coding sequence ATGCTAAAGAAATGGTTAATCGTTTTCTTTATTTTTGCTATTTTTTGTGGGAGTGTCGTTGCACTCATACATGCAAATAAAGGTAAGAAATATGATATAAGGGCATTTTCTAATGTAAATAGTAAGCAAAAGGACGATATGCAAGAAGTTAATGCAACTGAGAAAAAACGCTATGAAGCTGTAGCTGGAAAACTAGATCAATATTTAAAAGATAAAGGATTTAATGGGAGCGTTCTTGTAGCTAGTAAAGATCATGTGATTTTACGAAAAGGTTATGGATATGCGAATGTGAAAGATAAAGTAGTAACAACGCCAAGAACGAAATATCGTATTGGTTCTATTACGAAAACGGTCGTTGCAATATCTATTATGCAGCTAAAAGAAAAAGGAAAATTAAATATTGAAGACAATGTAAATAAGTATATTCCATCGTTTCCAGCAGATAAAAACATTACGTTACGAAATCTATTAACACACACATCTGGCTTGCCAGATCAAGGACAAGGTAGGGTGGATGCGGGGTCACGTTTAAAGTTAGTAACGTGGATTGGAGCGCAAAAATTGCAATTTCCTGCAGGGACAGGCTGGAAATATACAGACTATAATTATATGGTGCTTGCATATATTGTAGAAAAAATTACGAATAAACCGCTCGCTGAATACGTCAAAGAAAATATTTTTACTTCTGCTGGCATGCATGAATCTGGAATGGGGGCGACTCTCCCAGAAGATATTTTTTTAGCAGAAGGTTATACGAGAAAAGATAATGAATTAATAGCTGCACCCCGCTTAAAAATGAACTGGTTGTATGGGTGTGGTGAAATGTATACAACTGTTGAAGATATGAAAAGATTAGATGAGGCAATAATGGATGGAAAACTGTTATCTAAACAAAGTGTATTAGATATGTTTACGGCATCACCTGCAAGAAAATATGGATTTAGTTTCTATACGTATCCAGATTATTATCATAACCACGGCGTATTGGCAGGTTGGAATACTTTTAATAATTTTAACTGGGATAAAAAAACGTTTGTCATATTATTCTCTAATGTCCAAAATGGTATGAATGATGCATTTAATCAAGAGTTTAGGAAAATGGCGAGTGATTTAATAGAAGCAAAATAA